Within Populus trichocarpa isolate Nisqually-1 chromosome 6, P.trichocarpa_v4.1, whole genome shotgun sequence, the genomic segment GCACAGTTCAATTATACAAGATTGTTGGAAGAGCTTGTTTGACAATTAAGAGACAGAGGACATGATGAATGCTGTAAACAGGGCAACAAAAAGTAGCAACAGCAACAGGAACATTAATGGAATCACGAAGAATGTGGATcatatgatgatattaaaaataaattttataaagtaaaaaatattatcataatgcatttataaataaaaaacaatttctgttGTAATATCAAACACCCACTAAGAATATAGAGAGAGAATTGTAAGAGACTTTGAAGGTAGCAAGAGAATTGATAAAATTTGCAGACTGTATGttattctctcttcttctccattctTTCTTACCCTTGCATTTGTTTAGAATTGATGCTTTTCAAAGAAAGTTTTTACtggaaaatacataaatttaggAATAAGCATATCGCCTAGTAGCATGGCAGCctatctaaaattaaaatatgtgaaAAGTACCGAGTAAAGTCGAGCAAGATCGATCTCCAAACTCTTCCATTTCATTCAAAAAGTGTAGAAGACGAGGCACCAGCTTAAAACTTCCCAGCACAACCCAACGATAGCAGATGTCAACTCTCAAACAGGCAATTTAGACATtaacaaatcataaatcattaAACAAAAGGCACcacatttcaatttcatcaataaaaggCCATAAACAATAGCTCAAGACATCTAATTTCAttaacaaatcataaatccaaaACCTAATCAACCCTGCAAGCAATCCTTTAAGATTAGAGGCACCACATTTCAATTTTACCAAAGGTGAAGCAAGCACTCAGACTCTCAATAAATCAGAACCCCTTCTAAATTCAATCAAGGGAAGAACACACTAACACATTCCCAGGTAGATTTGCAATAAACCGAAACCTAAAACATCATGCTACCAAATTAAATAAAGCCCGTAAagctaacataaaaaaatcatcacatgaACAAACAATCAAACATCAGACATTAAGAGtgcaatttatattaataattccAAAAATAACTAAATCCAAGCAGATTCAAACTAGCaccataaaaaaactacaaaacctTAACAATGCTCCTTAAAAATgtctaaaaataacttaaaaatgtctaaaaataacacattaaaacccaaacaaaaccTTAGAGTCGGCACCATTTTCCTTCCTTCAAAACCTCAGCTTGGTGAAAAACCAACGGTTCTTCCCAGTCTTGAACCTCTCCTCGAACCTTGTCTTTGTTTCCTTACAAGCCACGACTTTCTTATCCTTAGTTGCCAAGCAATCAGGAGTAACAAGGTCCTTCAAATCCACATCCAAAGTATACCTAGTAGGCATCAGGTGCTGATAGTTAACAACCTTAACGAAACACTTGACCCTCGATTTCTTTGCTGTTTTCTTGGCCGAGTCTTTCTTTATAACCTTGCTTGGGTACTTCTTGATCCCTGCGACCAAGCAATGACCATAGGGGCGGTCTCTGGTTCCATCATCAAAGTGCTTGACGATCACTGCCTTGCGACCAGCATATCGGCCTTGGAGGACTATGACGGCCTTGTTGGGTCTGAGAAACTTCACCATTGTCGCTGCGGCTTAGGGTTTCTCCTCCCCTCTCTTTACTCTCTGTGGCCGTTCTAAACCCTAGAGATGGAGAGGGGGCGGTGTCTGTGTTTATAGGGGAAATGGAAACCCTAGCTTTAGCTACATCTGCGTGTGggctgtattttttaataataaactgGGCCGGGCTTCGTTTAGTTGTTCACTGTGTAAGTGTATATTGATGGGCAAATTTATTACCCGTCATAAGTCAACTAGAAATCTGGTATGTgcctggttttattttaaatcaattatatatttttttattaaaataatatctttattttttccaaaaagctCTCAaacaatattaggttgattaaataaatgttaaatgaaGTAGTGCATAGGTAACACGTGCTTTCCACTCTTGAATTATATCTAATTAGGATTTTAACGTAGACATGaacaacataagaaaaatatcatttgaaaaatgaaaagaattgattgaatttgatttttttttctaatggagTTCGTCtcttaaaaagatttattatttcttaaataggtcaaaaatcaatcttaataagagaaattataatcttaaataaaataaaaaaattataacatctaaaattaagctaaaaatctaaaagaaataacaaagttGATTCAAACAACATTTTTAAAGTCTAATTTAACTGGTTGTCTcctataaaattgaatttataaaatcatgtGGTAAAATTTGAGTTTGGTTCAAT encodes:
- the LOC7479605 gene encoding 60S ribosomal protein L27: MVKFLRPNKAVIVLQGRYAGRKAVIVKHFDDGTRDRPYGHCLVAGIKKYPSKVIKKDSAKKTAKKSRVKCFVKVVNYQHLMPTRYTLDVDLKDLVTPDCLATKDKKVVACKETKTRFEERFKTGKNRWFFTKLRF